The Pungitius pungitius chromosome 10, fPunPun2.1, whole genome shotgun sequence DNA window TGCCAGACTGCATTAGCAGGTCACATGATAACGGAGCAGCAGGGGTGGGGGAGACCAAAGACCCAAATgcttaaaaagggaaaacagcATATCAAACTCTTCTGGTGGAAATAATGAGgacataaattatatttttttaaataataattgcagCAGGGAATCTTGCTTAAACTTATATAAAAAGGAATTACTTGCTGCATTTAAATTGTAATCATGCTACAAAATAGCACCAGGCATGAAAGAATACATTTCCTCCAGAGTACAATAATCGAGTGACAGAAGGTGTTATATGAAGGTGAAATACGTTCTTAAAAAGGAACAGCATTGGCTTTCAAAaaaggtatttggaaaaaaaggtcTTTCATAAGCTACAATTACAGCCTTAAAGTTTTAGTTCAACCTGACACACAGAAGCAACTTACTgtgtcccatttttttttttttcatacacaaCCATCaacttggatttttttttttttaagtgcataGTCTTTTTGGGACTGTCCGGTCCCAGTGAAGACATTTGGTCACCCCTGACATTACATCATTACAGAGCCGAGCTACGCGTGTCTGAACAGATGGAATTCACCTGTGGGCAGTCCAGGACTTGTTCTCCCGATGTAGAAGAAGAGCAGCAAGGCAAACACTATGTTTGCCAAAGCATAAACCCACTGAATTATAAACATAATCAATAGGGAGCTCAAtgcctgaaaaggaaaaaaaacaaacaattatgtAAATATTATTCAAAAATTGACAAAAACCAAACCACGTGGTGGATGAAATGTGTAGCTCACCCCGACCAGAGCAGCCCAGGGGTTGCAAAACTTTGCATACAATGAATCCTTCATGGGTCGGATCTCAAAGCTCTGGTGCTCCGCTTTGCCTCCAAACCCTGAAGCAGTCAATTAAAAAAGGGCCAggttacagaaaaacaaaacaagtacaACCAACACCTGTGATCTCCTCTGCAGGCTTCTCCACTCTAGCATCTGATGGTTTGAGCCGATCACCTGCGGCGCGTCTTTGAGGGTCAGCATACGGCTCCGGCTCCGCGTGGTCTACTCCTGAACAGCGTTGCGCTGctggttctcctccagcagcgggCCCCGGGTCTCCTCGCCGCGCCTCTGCTTCCTCACCGCTCTCCTCAGAGAACTCGTTGCTGTTCAGGTCCAACCCGAAACTGTTCATCAGCTTCTGCTTGGCGCTGCCGCTGGCCTTTCTGCCCTGGCGTTGGCCGCACGGCCCTTGCGTGGGGGAGGTGTTCTCGGCCCCGGCGTCCACATCGGTCACGGCGGGAAAGATCTGGTCCATGTCCCGGGTGAACTCCAACAGCGTGCCTTTACGCTGCGGACTCTCGCCGTCGCTCCCGTAGCGAAGAACGCTGGCCTCGATCAGAGGCCTCGAGCTCTGCCTGGCCGACCCACGGCGCTTCACGTCGGCCGGGACGAGGGGTTCCCCCTTCTCTTTAGCCTGCAGCTGGAAGGTCATGGCCACACTGAAGAAGGAGTAGTCGATGAAGCTGTAGGTGAGCATGAAGTTTATGGTGACGATGGGGGCCAGCACGTTGACCTGGCCGATGAAAATGAAGGCCATGGTGAGCAGGCTGGTCAGAAAGATGGCTGCCACTGGAGTCTTGTTTGGGCCCTTCTGTGAAAAAGAGGGAGTCACAGTATTGCCgtctaaaaacaaacaaaaaatgaggTGATTTTTACTGATTAAGTTATAATTATATAGTACTGGttatgtataaaaaaacattggtaAAAAGTATCAAAGCTGAAAACAGACAAAAGTCAACACTGAGGCTTTGACAAAGAAGATTGTCCCACTCCTTTAGATGGACAAACGATCTTTGCAACCTTTTACCCAAATGAAAGGCTGTCTCCTATGGATATGGAGGAGAACCAGCCATTGAGAGGCACTGGTGAAATAAAACTGCACTTGAATAAAGCGCTTATAGTCTAGGAATTACTAATAATTACTTTAACATGTGTTTCGCTAACCAGCTTGCTTTCACTTCCCAGGTCCTGTAGCTCAGTTTAAGGAGCTGCGCTGTGCGCCTGGCGGGCTTCCAGAGCACACAGCGGAGCTGGGCCCGGCCCGCCGCCCTTCCTGCGTTTGTTCTGAAGCTTTGATTCGGGCCAAGATGTCTAGGGCCTCATTCCAGcccgctgagagagagaggtcagacGCCACTGCTGGGGTGGACGGGGGTCACAGCGGCGACGTGACTGAGCGCGCGCATGCGCTGCTACGCAGTCGGTCCGCTCGCTCGGACTCCATTGCCAGGCACTCCTGTCCTCTCACCACGCCGCCATGTGCATCCAGACTACAGGAACTTATTGGCAGTCAAAGAAAGCCTTCAGAACTATTACTTACTAATACTACCTCACTCAGGTAACTGACTGCAGAGACATGAAAAGGGCATCAGTACTTTCTAActatgacaaaaagaaaaataatcatcAACAAGAAATTGAACTAGCCCTTTAGAAGTTGATCTTATGTTTGGCGCGCTAATGCATTGTAGGTTCAAATCAGTTTGTCACTCTGGTAGCAAAATGGCCAAATTAACCGGTGAGTTTACTGCAGGTCCAACTTACTTGGATCCTCTTTACTGCCGTCACACAAAGAGCTTACAGTGCTAATGTTACAATTAAATTAATCAAACTGCGGTACTGGGGGATTTGGGTAAAGAGCCAATGATGATTGTGCAAACAACACACACCTTCACCACATAACATGTACATCCTGGAGAATCTAGCGGATACGTTTCAGAAATACTCTTAATGTGCAgacatccctccctctctggctcCATCCACCCACCCCTCTTCCCAGGAAGGCCAGCGCGGGGATGACCCTCTCTTGGGCGATGCACTGGAGGATCCTGGGTGCCCCGTACAGGCCGCCCATGCAGGAAGCCAGGGAGGAGATGTAGAGGCCCAGCAGAAAGAGGAAGCCCACCAAGGAGacctggaggaagagggaaaacaaacacagggtgGAAGAGGATGGGTGGGGTTGAGCGCACACAACAGCTACACCCAATTCCGTTCCGCTGCAGCCAGCACCTTATAAAAACAATGAGAACTAACCACTGCTGGAAGTCAAGGcctttttgtaaaacaaatatatacattaataTGAGGGAGAGTTTGGCACTAATACACCATTTGTACACTCTAGTCCATAAAGTCGTGTACAATTATAGTGACAACAAGTCAGACCTCTAaccacaacaaaataaattgcGCTGGAGCGGTAAACCAATATGAATTGTGGGATACACTTGGTTTTGAATACCGCTTTGAgggagtatttaaaaaaagagggcaGATCAGAGGAAGGTTAAGTGGACTgccggtttgtttttttctgaaatgggACAGATGTGTCTACCGGCAGTGTGTGAAAGTGCAAATTACACACTTAAGACCATGAGCTGGGGTATTGGAACAGATTGTTATTTTCACATACTTAAAAATCAGCTGTCTATTGAACCAGAGACTAGTATTAGTAgtattttaatgaataaaaaaaataaaatgtttaacatCTCGAAAGCGAGAGCAGACATTGAGTCGGACCAAGTGAGCCGTGATGGGGAGTCCCCTCACCTGACCTCTTCTGTGGAGCGCGCCGCTCTGACAAGGCAGGATGGAAACACGAGACGGTACTTTACCTTCTCTGCGATCAAGAAGTCGTAGCGCAGAGCTTCTCTGGTGCAGATGGCCCCCAGAAGGAAGACAAAGACCAGATACAGGAACCACCTGGGGGTCACCAAGAGTACACAACACTGGATTATTAACAGCTGCTGCTTTATCATGATATCATGATTGATAGGGGGATGTGTCCGACGGGCCCATGCTGGAAATAAAGGCGGGTTTGTTCTCTCCAATGAGGGTGGATAAGGGGGCCCTGTCCATGGAAGATACCGCAAAATGATCAAAGAGCACCACTAAAGCTAGATCAACACTTGGAAAGTACCATTTTGGATGATTCAtacaatgaggggggggggcacttcatTGTGTagtgtgtatgcgtgcgtgtgtatatCATCATACGAGGTGAAGACAGCTGCCAGCGTTCCCACGGGGATGTTGTGTCCGGGCCGCTGAAGGTCCGAGCTCATGTTGAAGCCTGCCATAACccctgcacaaacaaacaccagagGTAAGAGGTACACAGAATATTTCCCACGGCTTGTCTATTAGGGTGCATCCAAGTTATACTTAACATTGGACCATTTCAAACTAAAGGTCTTCCAAAATGTTTGATCTAAAAACAGATGGTGGGGGTCGTCTCACCTGTAGCAGCAGGGAAGAAGACCCCAAAGACGGTGAAGAAGTGCTCCCCTGGGGTGTAGTCTGGCATCGTGTTGCTGCGCAGCAGCCCGGCTGAATAACCGATGAAACCATTTTCTGAGAGAGGAGACAACCGCCGAAACAAAGCGCATTAGATCTGAACCCTACGCGACGATTACAAGTCTACTTCTGCTCTAAAAGAACAAGACTGTCGGCTGCATGCGGAGTTTCTGCACTGCATTTCCTGGAGAAGTATATGGATTGAATATGTAAACACATCAAGTCTGCACCCAGGGGTTCTTTGCCCTGGAAATACCTTCAGTCCAAGACACCTATTACGattgaatattttaaaaccaGTCAGGTTTCCCTTCTTAAAGCTTGTTGTTATTCTGAAGGCCAAAATAATATTCTTATTCAACTTTTAGAACCTAGAGCACTACTTGGGATTCCATGACCGCAATGAGATACTCTTACTTAAGAGTCTTTTTTAACCCCCCAAAATAAGATAGATAAAAGCACAAGACTGCAGTCTAACGTCATGATGGCCAGTTCAATGCAGGTCGGTTTGATGAACGTTGCAGGGGGAGAAATGGTTCCGCACCGGTCCGTTTAAACAGCCTGAAGGACAGGCCTATGCTACAACACCACACGTTTCCCCCTTGGTTATCTCACGATGGGAAAGAATGTGTTCACAGATTAATGACATGTTTATCCAAAAGGAAGTCGCCACCCTTTTCAGAAGCCCAGCAGCTTCCAAGTTTGAGCAAGGAATGAGagtgagcgagagagggagacagtgtgcgagaaaaaaaaaaaagatttttttgacAAAAGCCAAAACCATAAAGGCATGATTGACAAGCTGCTCCAAAGTATGTTCTATAGGAGGGGAATTTCaggaagctttaaaaaaaagtgagtcaATAAGAATATAACAGATCCGGGGCAGTCAGTGACCATGTGTGCACCGCGGACCCCCCACCCATATTAAAACAAGCCCCCCAGCATCCAGACATGTCACGGTACTCACTGTAGTCAGGTGGCTTAAAACAGTTTCTATGCACACAAAACGATTCATTGGATACACTGCCCGAGCATTTGATCTCAAAAGCTGCAAATAAATGAgtcttttttaaaagcaaaacgTTTGGAAAAGTTTAGGACTGCATAGTCACATTCACCATAGCATGCGCCCAAGTAAAGGCCTGCTCAGATTTACTTGAGTTGTTGTTGAGAGTGCAGCTCGCTCCCATTCTGCACAGCACGTCCGAAACTGggatttttgtttaaaagttaTTGATACAATccatcaaacaaatacaaacataatggctaaaaatgtatttcagcatGCAGATGTTGACACAAAGCTCTGTGCATTGCTGTGCTTAAGTGCAGCCGGACTGATGCTGGTCTGGTTGAAAGCTTATGGGCGGCCTACAGAGCAAATAAAGCATTCACATTGCAGCATTACATTGTCTAAAGAACAAGTGCATGGGCGGAGTGAGGTTCCTCTCTGAACTCTGCATTCCTCTGATGCCGACTGGAATGTGTAGTCAGATTACACAAGTGTCTGAGGCCTCTCCCCCCAGTCGGACTGACCCCCAGCATACTCTCCCACACAAACCAGAATAAAGGGCAAAACAGGGCAGGTTGTGGGGTTACAGGGGTGGGGCAGGTCCCACTGGAATGATTGAGAGCTATGTATTCAGAGTTGGATCACAGGAAGAGATGATGTAGCGCTCTCTCGAGCAGCGGGCCTCAGATCGGAGTTCAGGCCTTCCCTCTTTgtcattttcaaaaaatgtgGGTGAGTCTGGTTAACACCCCAAAGCCGAGCAGTACATTATGGCGTCCTGTTCGGTAGGGAATAGGCTTATatcaaaaaggattttttttttgtatccatGCAACACAATCCAAATGgttttgcaaatgtattgtTTGACTCTTAAACTAATTTACTACACAATGCCTTAAATTCCTCCCATCTGGGATGATCACGCACCCGTCTGAGCCATCTCACATGTTGCAGCTAAATGCAGCTTTTAGACGATACTTTCCACAGGGCTGCACAGAGGACCCGTCAGTCAATCACTTAACAGGTCCTTAACGCTggcaaaaggaagaaaaaatggATAATTACTGACACCTAGCATAATACAAATTATGTGAATTATAATTCGaaaatattacatattttttatttgaattaaacGCTGTTGCATTTCCATCCAAGTACAAAATTAAATTGACTGGAATGGATTCTTTCCTGGATTTCTGTGAAGTTTGTAATTGCTCAAGACGAGATCTTTTTTGTGGTCAGACACCTGCAGTATATTAGTTTACAATGCAGTGTTTCCCATACAATTATAACATACTCTGTTGACCTGGCATAAAAAGCTGTGGCAGCTTCAGAGCGTACGTAGGGAATGTGCGATATCAAACTttggattttgtttttggggctggcTCCTTTCCTTCAGGATGTGTCTCGACATTGACTGTGCAGGCTAATCCTGGGCTGGTTCAACGAGCTAGTGGACCTGCTGGACCTCTGCCAACCATGAGGTCACCACCACAACACGCACAGAAGCTCTTAATTGGAAAAACCTGGAGTAGCCATTATGGGTGGTTCTCCAACAATTCTTCAGGGCTCTTTCTACTGTAATATGAaggataaaaaaagattaatctTGCAAAAATTAGCCACAGCTGGAGAGTGGAGTAGGACATTAGGCCATAAGATTCCCCGATTATGCATTTCTTATAGTGtacatgttaaatgtttttgttgggtTTATGCAAGACGCATGGTATTTAGTCCCTTTAATGCAGTGTTCAGATAAACACTGGAACACTTTTCTCCTCCCACTGGACAGGACGTTGATAATCAGTGAGAACAGGAAATGTTGGGAAGGACTTCCTGTCTGCAAACAAAAGAATACGATCtactcaacaacaacacaaaaaagcaaCGTTTTCTcaccacaattaaaaaaaagattattagaCTCTGCTTGAACAATgagaaatcatcatcatcagtttcAAACTCAACCAAGCCGTCCCggaaggaaaggaaagtttACATTGAGGGAATTAGATTTGTTCAAATTTGTTGGGCAAATTGTTAGTCAAACCCCGGTCTCATGGCGAGAGGTGAGTTAGAGCTGCAGAGCGAGTAGAATAATAAGTAGAACTACAGCTACCTCTACTGGCCTGAGCCAGTCAGATATGCACCACGAAATACTGTGGTAACCAAAGGTTTTAAGGCCACTTAGGAGGTCatactcaataaaaaaaaaacagaaaaaaaattatCCTATTATCCTAGTTTTCAATCAAGTGGTGTGGAATGTACAAAAGAGAAGCTTTGGTATAAGCACACTGAGCAAGTATTTTACTCAGATATGAAATTGTCATTTGTTGGATTGGAATAATAATTATGCCGCTTTTCTTCCCCTTCAACAATGTGGTCTTCAGATGTGGTATTTTCAGATTAAATATTACTGGCCTGAATGTCGATAGTCTTTGTAGCATTAATCGTTTTGTGATGGCAGAAACAGGTGGAACTAATAAAGTTAACGAGGGCTGCAGTGCACTTTTACTGCACTTAACTCAGTTACTCCCGTGTTCGACCTGTGCTTTCCACAGACCTTCGGCCTAATGGAGTAACGCTATTTTTTTCCATAACCAACAGCTTTTCACAATTGTTTTATGAGTTTCTTTTTGCTAAAAGTTAAATCCGTTGTTGGTCAATAGCTTAACAAACTTTTTGATTTGATCTTTCTAAGTTGACTCAAGTAACCCATAGTTATAAAGTTAATTCACTCTCTGAACGAGTCAATAAGAAAAAAACGGCCCCTAAATGTAACTAATTATTTTTGCAATATATTTCTCTCCTAAAATAACATGGTAAACGGTTTAAGAAATTTGTTTCTGCAATATATTTCAAATACAAATCAATGGGTTTTATTTGTTAAACGCGTTTCGAGAACGTCCGTTAACCTGATTACTGCAGCGCTACCGGAGCGTCCACATCTCTACACTTTGGGGTTTAACTACACAGGACTGTAATTTTCTGAAGACAGCTGGATATTGTTTTCCAAGCAACTATTTGCGGGACATTGTTTTCCTAGGGTTCACAGAGCCTTTGTGGAAAGTCGTTTTGCTGCTGTTCACAGAATGCTTGTGGGATCGTGGGGGCGTTGTCTTAAGAATGTTTTCCTAACTGTAAAAAGAACGTTTGACGTTCCTTGGACACCGTTGATCCAAACACTAGTGGGAAACTCCCAGCAAGTTGTTTTTTGGGGAAATTCGCACCGAACGTCCGCAAACCGGACTGTGAAAATTTTTCCACCAACTTTCCACatgaatagtttattttttaggtTTACCTGATACCACACAAAGCATTCTTAAATACCTGGATCAAGGTGCGTGAAGGTGCCAATGACAAAGTCCAGCGTGGAGACGGCCAgcacagccagcagcagcagctggagtcgGACGATCCACTTCACACCTGCCAGGTTGATCCCAAGCAGGGCCAGCAGCACCGCCGCCGACATGCCCTGCACCGCCCACTTGCTCTGCAGACCGAGCAGCTCGGCCACAGACTCTGAGAATCCCGTGAGGTACATGGCGCCGGCTACGCACTGTCAGGTCGGAGAGACCATGTCGTGAGGAATAATCAACCACTGGAGGTCTAACTTGAAAGTGTGGATTTGTAATTCACCTGTCCAAACACGTAGAGCAGTCCCACTGTGCCCCCGAGCCTGCCGCCCAGGACGATGGATATCATGGAGTAGATTCCTCCACTCCCGACGCCGCAGTGCTCGCACACTCCAATCCCTGACATCACCGTCACTAAAGCCACTAGCACGACCAGGGAGACGAGAAGCATCCCGAGCAGCACGCCGGTGTTCCCCTGGAGGAGGATGGGAGACAACACAAAATACTTTTATCTCCCATACATACAAGTCTGCTTGTAATATAGTCTTGCTTTAATGGTGAGTTTGTGGGTTGTGTGCATAGGGCGTAGGTTGTGTGGCGATTGGAGCtgccaacacacaaacattaggAAAGTAAATACTTCTCTGCTCTTAAAAACTGCAGATGAATGGAACATTGTGGCAGATTCTTTACAAATTCTAACATATGTCAGTGCCTCTTGAATGGAAAGGGAAATGGCATTGAAAGCAACAAATTGCATACTAACCACCAGGTAGCCGGTGCGCAAGAACAGCACCACGCCAAAGATGTTGATCATGCAGGTGGTGAAGACTCCATCCCAGGTACCAAAGAGCACCGGCTCCCACACAAACAGCTTGATCCTCCACCACGGCTGGCGGCGCGGCTGGAAACCCTGATCAAGGACACACGCAACTGGCCCATATTTAGACACCAAAAAGTCAagtcacattatttttttttttttttaggaccaATCACCGTACCTGTGCATCTTCATGAAACAAATCATGgacgtgcgtgtttgtgttggtgtcaGCAACAGCCCCATTCAACAGCGCTGCCACGTCTCCCTCCCGGTCACAGGTGTGACACACAGTCCAACCTATTGGCAAAGTTTCCATTACGGCCTACAAATGTAAACAGAGGAGTTATCACTGGCACTTCCACTGACGGGCtgcccttcccctccctccggAGTTAATCATAGATTGAATAGAAAACAACATGAATACGTTAATTTTAAGATACGAATTCCTCAACAAAAGATCAGAGTATAGATAAGGAGTTTGTGCTGAAACCGCAACAGGTGGTGCACGTGGATACCCGGATGCAGCGGAGCAACTTGCTGCCTCCGGGTACTTAAGGGCTGCACCTCGAGACAACGATCAAGAGCATCTGCTAGTTAACGTTACATAATAACGTTACAGTTAGTATAAAAACAATACGCATTCAATAACCAACAACAGCTTTTCACAAATGTTTTATCCGTTTCGTTTGGCTAAAAGTTAAATCAATTGTTGGTCAAAAGCTTAATTAACAAAACTTTTTCAATTGGATGTTTCTAAGTTAACGTTGGGTGCAAAACTCAAATATGGTCAGTAACTCCtttatttaactatttattAAAGTTAAGTTAATTCACTCTCTGAACGAGTCAATGAGAAAAACGGCCCCTAAATGAAACTGAATGATGAAAATTATTTTGTAATACATTTCTTTCCTAAATCATCCAACAGGTAGAAAGTAACCCTGCTAGCTAAACTCATCGGTTACGTCAGCTAACGTTACCTTTCAGAGTCCGTCGTCATTCCAATGctgagagagaacaaaaaaaagatttagaggAGTGATAGTAATctatcaaaaaataaaagagaaatcAGGCCATTGTTGGGTTGTGCCTGTGAGAAGTCTCCGGTGAGCAGGTAACCTCGCACGGTGTGTTGCAGCTGTGCTCCCGTGTCAGCGTTGGCGAGCCCGCGGTTACCTAATCATTAAAGCTGGGGAAAGTGCCAcgcttttccttttatttgttgAGTTATTTCCTAAAACCTGATTGGTCCGCAGCTTTTGGGAAGGCGGGTCCTGCGTATGAGCCACGAGGCTGTGTGCAGGCCCGCA harbors:
- the slc12a8 gene encoding solute carrier family 12 member 8 isoform X1 — encoded protein: METLPIGWTVCHTCDREGDVAALLNGAVADTNTNTHVHDLFHEDAQGFQPRRQPWWRIKLFVWEPVLFGTWDGVFTTCMINIFGVVLFLRTGYLVGNTGVLLGMLLVSLVVLVALVTVMSGIGVCEHCGVGSGGIYSMISIVLGGRLGGTVGLLYVFGQCVAGAMYLTGFSESVAELLGLQSKWAVQGMSAAVLLALLGINLAGVKWIVRLQLLLLAVLAVSTLDFVIGTFTHLDPENGFIGYSAGLLRSNTMPDYTPGEHFFTVFGVFFPAATGVMAGFNMSSDLQRPGHNIPVGTLAAVFTSWFLYLVFVFLLGAICTREALRYDFLIAEKVSLVGFLFLLGLYISSLASCMGGLYGAPRILQCIAQERVIPALAFLGRGKGPNKTPVAAIFLTSLLTMAFIFIGQVNVLAPIVTINFMLTYSFIDYSFFSVAMTFQLQAKEKGEPLVPADVKRRGSARQSSRPLIEASVLRYGSDGESPQRKGTLLEFTRDMDQIFPAVTDVDAGAENTSPTQGPCGQRQGRKASGSAKQKLMNSFGLDLNSNEFSEESGEEAEARRGDPGPAAGGEPAAQRCSGVDHAEPEPYADPQRRAAGFGGKAEHQSFEIRPMKDSLYAKFCNPWAALVGALSSLLIMFIIQWVYALANIVFALLLFFYIGRTSPGLPTGIAARFSFCTWIKNALNSIFRKKGCSHDEIVVTPSLSGFGLKTKQLTEENADFASRHRYHQSSFIRVNKVVQPPLH
- the slc12a8 gene encoding solute carrier family 12 member 8 isoform X3 is translated as MINIFGVVLFLRTGYLVGNTGVLLGMLLVSLVVLVALVTVMSGIGVCEHCGVGSGGIYSMISIVLGGRLGGTVGLLYVFGQCVAGAMYLTGFSESVAELLGLQSKWAVQGMSAAVLLALLGINLAGVKWIVRLQLLLLAVLAVSTLDFVIGTFTHLDPENGFIGYSAGLLRSNTMPDYTPGEHFFTVFGVFFPAATGVMAGFNMSSDLQRPGHNIPVGTLAAVFTSWFLYLVFVFLLGAICTREALRYDFLIAEKVSLVGFLFLLGLYISSLASCMGGLYGAPRILQCIAQERVIPALAFLGRGKGPNKTPVAAIFLTSLLTMAFIFIGQVNVLAPIVTINFMLTYSFIDYSFFSVAMTFQLQAKEKGEPLVPADVKRRGSARQSSRPLIEASVLRYGSDGESPQRKGTLLEFTRDMDQIFPAVTDVDAGAENTSPTQGPCGQRQGRKASGSAKQKLMNSFGLDLNSNEFSEESGEEAEARRGDPGPAAGGEPAAQRCSGVDHAEPEPYADPQRRAAGFGGKAEHQSFEIRPMKDSLYAKFCNPWAALVGALSSLLIMFIIQWVYALANIVFALLLFFYIGRTSPGLPTGIAARFSFCTWIKNALNSIFRKKGCSHDEIVVTPSLSGFGLKTKQLTEENADFASRHRYHQSSFIRVNKVVQPPLH
- the slc12a8 gene encoding solute carrier family 12 member 8 isoform X2, yielding METLPIGWTVCHTCDREGDVAALLNGAVADTNTNTHVHDLFHEDAQGFQPRRQPWWRIKLFVWEPVLFGTWDGVFTTCMINIFGVVLFLRTGYLVGNTGVLLGMLLVSLVVLVALVTVMSGIGVCEHCGVGSGGIYSMISIVLGGRLGGTVGLLYVFGQCVAGAMYLTGFSESVAELLGLQSKWAVQGMSAAVLLALLGINLAGVKWIVRLQLLLLAVLAVSTLDFVIGTFTHLDPENGFIGYSAGLLRSNTMPDYTPGEHFFTVFGVFFPAATGVMAGFNMSSDLQRPGHNIPVGTLAAVFTSWFLYLVFVFLLGAICTREALRYDFLIAEKVSLVGFLFLLGLYISSLASCMGGLYGAPRILQCIAQERVIPALAFLGRGGPNKTPVAAIFLTSLLTMAFIFIGQVNVLAPIVTINFMLTYSFIDYSFFSVAMTFQLQAKEKGEPLVPADVKRRGSARQSSRPLIEASVLRYGSDGESPQRKGTLLEFTRDMDQIFPAVTDVDAGAENTSPTQGPCGQRQGRKASGSAKQKLMNSFGLDLNSNEFSEESGEEAEARRGDPGPAAGGEPAAQRCSGVDHAEPEPYADPQRRAAGFGGKAEHQSFEIRPMKDSLYAKFCNPWAALVGALSSLLIMFIIQWVYALANIVFALLLFFYIGRTSPGLPTGIAARFSFCTWIKNALNSIFRKKGCSHDEIVVTPSLSGFGLKTKQLTEENADFASRHRYHQSSFIRVNKVVQPPLH